The DNA sequence TTTGCGAAATAACAGTACCGGCTCCGTATTTCATTTCTCCGTGAGTAAGAGTTGGACCGTCCTCAACAACAAGAACGCGTTTGCCGGAGATCAATTCCGGTTTATCGACAGTAATAGGAGAAGCTGCGTCGATAACCACAGCGCCGGGATTAACCGCCTGAATATTTTTCTTTACTTCTTCAATACCTTCCGGACCTGCGGAATCTATTTTATTAATAATAACCGCGTCGGCAAGCCGCAATGATGTGTTACCCGGATAGTATCTCATTTCATGGCCAGGTCTGTGCGGATCGACAACAGTGAATGTAAGATCGGACTGATAGAAGGACATATCATTATTTCCGCCGTCCCATAAAATAATATCGGCTTCCTTTTCAGCTTCCCTAAGTATAGCTTCATAATCAACACCTGCATAAATAACGCCGCCTCTTGCGACATGCGGTTCATATTCTTCTCTTTCTTCAATTGTGCATTCATATTTATCGAGATCGGAGAACTGAGCATAACGCTGTACCTTTTGTTTAACAAGGTCGCCGTATGGCATCGGATGCCTGATTGCTACAACTTTTTTTCCTGCATTTTGAAGAAGCTCAACAATTTTTCTCGAAGTCTGGGATTTACCGCTTCCGGTCCGGACAGCCAGGACAGAGACAACCGGTTTTGTACTTTTAATCATTGTTTCAGAAGCACCCATCAAACGGAAAGAAACACCCGCTGCGTTTACAATAGAAGCTTTAGTCATAACATATTCAAACTGGACATCGGAATAGGAGAAGACAACTTCATTTACTTTCAGTTTATGAATAAGATCGACGAGTTCAGATTCCTCATAGATCTTAATTCCATCAGGGTAAAGTTTTCCGGCTAATTCCGGGGGATAAATTCTACCATCGATATTAGGAATTTGAGTAGCTGTAAAAGCAACAACATTGTAATTCTCATTATTTCTAAAGAATACATTGAAGTTATGGAAATCACGCCCAGCTGCACCCATGATAAGGACGTTTGTACGAATCATAAATCACCTCTAATTAGTTTATTCAACAGTTACACTCTTCGCCAGATTGCGC is a window from the Melioribacteraceae bacterium genome containing:
- a CDS encoding cyclic 2,3-diphosphoglycerate synthase — translated: MIRTNVLIMGAAGRDFHNFNVFFRNNENYNVVAFTATQIPNIDGRIYPPELAGKLYPDGIKIYEESELVDLIHKLKVNEVVFSYSDVQFEYVMTKASIVNAAGVSFRLMGASETMIKSTKPVVSVLAVRTGSGKSQTSRKIVELLQNAGKKVVAIRHPMPYGDLVKQKVQRYAQFSDLDKYECTIEEREEYEPHVARGGVIYAGVDYEAILREAEKEADIILWDGGNNDMSFYQSDLTFTVVDPHRPGHEMRYYPGNTSLRLADAVIINKIDSAGPEGIEEVKKNIQAVNPGAVVIDAASPITVDKPELISGKRVLVVEDGPTLTHGEMKYGAGTVISQKLGAKEIVDPRPFTVKSITETYQKYPNIGVLLPAMGYGDQQIKDLEETINRTDCDSVVIGTPIDLSRILKINKPSTRVMYELHELGTNTLASVLKSKGLL